One segment of Thermococcus sp. AM4 DNA contains the following:
- a CDS encoding DUF4443 domain-containing protein, with protein MSWKRGAYPEFSLEDIIAALFLLKEPVGRKFMAELLDLGEGSVRTILRKLSSLGLIRSTQRGHSLSEKGRELAGELEKHFSEVYRAGKIEGFPAYAIVVKNPPEFKSIELRDEAIRFFAKGAMILVVKNGEIVFPEDGRPLRETMPELAERLSVLRPEEGDMVVVTWAENPADAMKSAYHVAIVLKGDLIPEELRGLVR; from the coding sequence ATGAGCTGGAAGAGGGGAGCGTATCCTGAGTTCAGCCTTGAGGACATCATAGCCGCGCTGTTCCTCCTGAAAGAACCCGTTGGAAGAAAGTTCATGGCGGAGTTGCTCGACCTCGGCGAGGGGAGCGTAAGGACCATTCTGAGGAAACTCTCATCGCTGGGGCTCATTCGATCAACCCAGCGGGGCCACAGCCTGAGCGAGAAGGGCAGGGAACTGGCGGGAGAGCTCGAAAAACACTTCTCCGAAGTTTATCGGGCGGGCAAGATCGAGGGTTTTCCCGCCTACGCGATAGTCGTGAAAAACCCTCCCGAGTTCAAGAGCATTGAGCTTCGCGATGAAGCCATAAGGTTCTTCGCGAAAGGAGCAATGATTCTCGTCGTTAAAAACGGCGAGATAGTTTTCCCCGAGGACGGCCGGCCGCTGAGGGAGACTATGCCAGAACTCGCCGAGAGGCTCTCGGTTCTTAGGCCCGAAGAGGGGGACATGGTCGTCGTCACCTGGGCCGAAAACCCGGCCGATGCCATGAAGAGCGCCTACCACGTTGCCATCGTCCTCAAAGGAGATCTGATACCCGAGGAGCTCAGGGGACTCGTGAGGTGA
- the pyrF gene encoding orotidine-5'-phosphate decarboxylase: MSRLILALDVYERGRALEIARETADYLWAIKVNWPLIIGSGLDIITELKEETGLPVIADLKLADIPNTNRLIAGKVFEAGADYIIAHGFVGSDSVKAVMELGKTIIVVEMSHPGAREFIQPVTDSLIELANRLEPFGIIAPATRPERVNYIRSKLKPGIKILTPGVGAQGGKAGEVLKAGADYIIVGRSIYASDNPRESARRIYEEVRAWS; this comes from the coding sequence ATGAGCAGGCTCATCCTTGCCCTTGACGTCTACGAGCGCGGGAGGGCCCTTGAGATAGCCCGAGAAACGGCGGACTACCTCTGGGCGATTAAGGTGAACTGGCCCCTCATCATCGGTTCCGGGCTGGACATAATCACGGAACTCAAGGAGGAGACCGGCCTTCCGGTCATAGCCGACCTGAAGCTCGCGGACATTCCAAACACCAACCGGCTGATAGCGGGGAAGGTTTTCGAGGCCGGGGCGGATTACATCATAGCGCACGGCTTCGTCGGGAGCGACAGCGTTAAAGCGGTTATGGAGCTCGGAAAGACGATAATCGTCGTCGAGATGAGCCACCCGGGGGCGAGGGAGTTCATCCAGCCAGTGACTGATAGTCTAATAGAGCTCGCCAACCGGCTCGAGCCCTTTGGGATTATAGCCCCGGCCACGAGGCCCGAGCGCGTCAATTACATTCGCTCGAAGCTCAAGCCGGGAATCAAAATCCTGACTCCAGGAGTTGGCGCCCAGGGTGGAAAGGCGGGCGAGGTTTTAAAGGCCGGTGCCGACTACATCATCGTGGGCCGTTCGATTTACGCGAGCGATAACCCGAGGGAAAGCGCGAGACGGATTTACGAGGAGGTGAGAGCGTGGAGCTGA
- a CDS encoding RNA-binding protein: MELKVKHPLSKKEVKAIIREMAEIFGEEIAEKMLSKKDRVEVAEFDKTTEILLVNGKPFFIRRKGLIFPLVIALYELSNEEDLRKWPRRVVVDEGAVPYIINGADVMAAGIVDADENIKEGDFVFVVEEQYGRPLAIGIALMSGKAMKEKPKGKAVKNIHHAKDKIWNVTVG, from the coding sequence GTGGAGCTGAAGGTCAAGCACCCCCTCAGCAAGAAGGAGGTAAAGGCCATAATCCGTGAGATGGCCGAGATTTTCGGCGAGGAGATAGCCGAGAAGATGCTGAGCAAGAAGGACCGCGTTGAAGTAGCTGAGTTCGACAAGACCACCGAAATCCTTCTCGTCAACGGAAAGCCCTTCTTCATAAGGCGCAAGGGCCTGATTTTCCCGCTTGTCATAGCGCTCTACGAGCTGTCCAACGAGGAAGACCTGAGGAAGTGGCCGAGGCGCGTTGTCGTTGATGAGGGGGCGGTTCCATACATCATCAACGGCGCTGACGTCATGGCCGCTGGCATAGTTGACGCCGATGAGAACATCAAGGAGGGCGACTTCGTCTTCGTGGTTGAAGAGCAGTACGGAAGGCCACTCGCGATAGGCATAGCCCTCATGAGCGGTAAGGCGATGAAGGAGAAGCCCAAGGGGAAGGCAGTGAAGAACATCCACCACGCCAAGGATAAAATCTGGAACGTCACGGTGGGATGA
- a CDS encoding adenylyltransferase/cytidyltransferase family protein has protein sequence MGESKGRRIRVLAGGVFDILHVGHIHFLKQAKELGDELIVIVAHDETVRRNKRRNPINPAEDRAELLKAIKYVDEVYIGSPGGIDFELVKRINPDVIAIGPDQNFNCEKLKEELRRHGIEAEVIRVPYLYKDDRAKTTKIIRRIVEEFCE, from the coding sequence ATGGGGGAATCTAAAGGCCGGAGAATTCGCGTTTTAGCCGGTGGGGTCTTCGATATCCTCCACGTCGGTCACATTCACTTTTTGAAGCAGGCGAAAGAGCTTGGCGACGAGCTTATAGTCATAGTCGCCCACGACGAGACCGTTAGGAGGAACAAGCGGAGGAATCCAATCAATCCGGCCGAGGACAGGGCGGAACTGCTGAAGGCGATAAAATACGTGGACGAGGTTTACATCGGCTCTCCCGGCGGGATAGACTTCGAGCTCGTGAAGCGCATAAACCCGGACGTGATAGCAATCGGCCCGGACCAGAACTTCAACTGCGAGAAGCTCAAGGAGGAGCTGAGGAGGCACGGGATAGAGGCCGAGGTGATAAGGGTTCCATACCTCTACAAGGACGACCGGGCGAAGACCACTAAAATAATAAGGAGAATAGTCGAAGAGTTCTGCGAGTGA
- a CDS encoding ParA family protein, with product MAVVISVANQKGGVGKTTLTMNLGYGLARAGRKVLLIDVDPQFNLTFGLIGMDVLKYENNNVGTLMSRESSVEDAIVEVTPNLHLIPSHLNLSAKEIEIINAYNRERRLVKAIAPVLPDYDYVLIDNPPSMGIFLVNSLTASDYVLIPLELSYFGVIGMQLMFNLMAMIREETNENLTLMGLVPNKFTRQTKVPQMRLKELKEAYPDAPILTTIPKAIALEKAQGEGLSIFDYEPDGRAARAFEKLTEEVISIAEGE from the coding sequence ATGGCCGTTGTAATCAGCGTGGCCAACCAGAAGGGAGGAGTTGGAAAGACGACCCTCACCATGAACCTCGGCTACGGCCTCGCGAGGGCCGGTAGGAAGGTTCTTCTCATCGACGTTGACCCGCAGTTCAACCTGACCTTCGGTTTAATCGGCATGGACGTCCTCAAGTACGAGAACAACAACGTTGGGACCCTTATGAGCAGGGAGAGCAGCGTTGAGGATGCCATAGTAGAGGTAACGCCGAACCTCCACCTCATACCCAGCCACCTCAACCTTTCCGCCAAGGAGATAGAGATCATAAACGCCTACAACCGTGAAAGACGCCTCGTGAAGGCGATAGCACCGGTTCTGCCCGATTACGACTACGTTTTGATAGACAATCCCCCGAGCATGGGCATCTTTCTCGTGAACTCCCTCACAGCCTCGGACTACGTGCTCATCCCGCTGGAGCTCAGCTACTTCGGTGTCATCGGGATGCAGCTCATGTTCAACCTCATGGCTATGATAAGGGAGGAAACGAACGAAAACCTGACTCTGATGGGCCTGGTCCCCAACAAGTTCACACGCCAGACCAAGGTGCCCCAGATGAGGCTCAAGGAACTCAAGGAAGCGTATCCTGACGCGCCCATACTAACGACGATCCCCAAGGCGATAGCCCTAGAGAAAGCCCAGGGGGAGGGCCTGAGCATATTTGATTATGAGCCCGACGGGCGTGCGGCCCGGGCCTTTGAGAAGCTGACCGAAGAGGTGATCTCAATTGCCGAGGGAGAGTAA
- the ftsZ gene encoding cell division protein FtsZ: MVFKLLEQAGIKLDLDEGKEVEKKADFFGEDFDDFIKIAIVGVGGSGNNTITRLYELGVEGAELIAMNTDAQHLARVKAHKKLLLGREITHGKGSGGDPRIGYKAAEASAHEIAKTVGDVDLVFITAGMGNGTGTGAAPVVAKVIKEHARNSGRFREPLVVSVVTFPFKTEGTVRLEKARAGIKALLQYSDTVIIIENDKLLKLVPNLPISAAFRFADEIIARMVKGITETIKLPSMVNIDFADVYSVMKDGGAALIGIGESDSKKRAVEAVKAALENKMLDVKFGSGNKALVHFTVGPDVNLGEINEAMEVVYNNLGAKSEIKWGARVDEDMGKVVRAMVIMTGVESPHILGGETALTTKSDSVVIPEPEPFPFAEKSKSSKDLYAIIAGKDKSVAKADDGYKKRIEQILSGIDEL; this comes from the coding sequence ATGGTGTTTAAGCTCCTGGAGCAGGCCGGAATAAAACTGGACCTTGATGAGGGCAAGGAAGTGGAGAAAAAAGCGGACTTTTTTGGCGAGGATTTTGACGATTTCATAAAGATAGCAATCGTTGGTGTTGGCGGTTCGGGTAACAACACGATAACCAGGCTCTACGAGCTGGGTGTTGAGGGCGCCGAGCTTATAGCCATGAACACCGACGCCCAGCACCTGGCGAGGGTGAAGGCCCACAAAAAGCTCCTCCTCGGAAGGGAGATAACCCACGGAAAGGGTTCGGGCGGAGACCCGAGAATAGGCTACAAAGCCGCCGAAGCGAGCGCCCACGAGATAGCGAAAACCGTCGGTGACGTCGATCTTGTCTTCATAACCGCCGGAATGGGCAACGGAACAGGTACCGGTGCCGCTCCAGTCGTTGCAAAGGTTATAAAGGAGCACGCCAGGAACAGCGGGCGCTTCCGCGAGCCCCTTGTTGTTAGCGTCGTGACGTTCCCCTTCAAGACCGAAGGTACCGTTCGCCTCGAAAAGGCCCGCGCCGGAATCAAGGCTCTCCTTCAGTACTCGGACACTGTGATAATCATCGAGAACGACAAGCTCCTCAAACTCGTGCCGAACCTGCCGATAAGCGCCGCCTTCAGGTTTGCCGACGAGATAATAGCCAGGATGGTCAAGGGAATAACCGAAACGATAAAGCTCCCTTCCATGGTTAACATCGACTTCGCGGACGTTTACAGCGTCATGAAGGATGGGGGCGCTGCTCTCATAGGTATAGGCGAGAGCGACTCCAAGAAGAGGGCGGTGGAAGCGGTAAAAGCTGCCCTTGAGAACAAGATGCTCGACGTTAAGTTCGGCAGCGGCAACAAGGCACTCGTCCACTTCACCGTTGGCCCGGACGTGAACCTCGGCGAGATCAACGAGGCCATGGAGGTAGTTTACAACAACCTCGGGGCCAAGTCCGAGATCAAGTGGGGTGCCCGCGTTGATGAGGACATGGGCAAAGTGGTAAGGGCAATGGTGATAATGACGGGCGTTGAGAGTCCGCACATCCTCGGCGGTGAGACCGCGTTGACGACTAAATCCGACTCGGTCGTTATCCCTGAACCCGAACCGTTCCCATTCGCCGAGAAATCAAAGTCCTCAAAGGATCTCTACGCCATAATCGCGGGTAAGGACAAGTCCGTTGCCAAGGCCGACGACGGGTACAAAAAGCGCATTGAACAGATACTCTCCGGCATCGACGAGTTGTGA
- a CDS encoding ribbon-helix-helix domain-containing protein: protein MTKMRIISVQVPQSFVNAMDQLVRRGVYPNRSEVIRAALREFLKKEMSTKLQGDEVPEYVIK from the coding sequence ATGACAAAGATGCGCATCATAAGCGTTCAAGTGCCCCAGAGCTTTGTCAACGCCATGGATCAGCTCGTTAGACGCGGTGTTTATCCCAACAGGAGCGAAGTCATCAGAGCAGCACTCAGAGAATTCCTCAAAAAAGAAATGAGCACTAAGCTGCAAGGGGACGAGGTTCCTGAATATGTAATTAAATAA
- the cgi121 gene encoding KEOPS complex subunit Cgi121 — protein MKEFEITAVEVEDVEEVIPLIGGNVQIVSAPCYEAVVYAALLTVRAFERGTNHAKTLGGELLLRLSGRLQIKDAIRENGVKVGLNYLVVFGNGHLESKLQELGLRKAEPVHCDPGELKPLMEKSALVEAL, from the coding sequence ATGAAGGAGTTCGAAATAACGGCGGTGGAAGTTGAGGACGTTGAGGAGGTGATCCCCCTAATCGGGGGAAACGTCCAGATCGTCAGCGCCCCCTGCTACGAGGCCGTTGTGTATGCTGCCTTACTGACAGTGAGGGCTTTTGAGAGGGGAACGAACCACGCAAAAACCCTCGGAGGAGAGCTGCTTCTCAGGCTCTCGGGCAGGTTGCAGATAAAGGACGCGATCAGGGAGAACGGCGTTAAGGTGGGTCTCAACTACCTTGTCGTGTTTGGGAATGGTCACCTGGAGTCAAAACTCCAGGAGCTGGGGTTGAGAAAAGCCGAGCCAGTTCACTGCGATCCCGGGGAGCTAAAACCCCTGATGGAGAAATCCGCACTGGTGGAGGCCCTATAA
- a CDS encoding pyridoxal phosphate-dependent aminotransferase, translating into MKYKRRKYFMAGRINLIQRSKIRELFEKARKMENVISLGIGEPDFDTPDVIKEAAKRALDEGYTHYTPNAGIPEFREAIAEYYREFYKIDVDIDSIIVTAGAYEATYLAFESLLEEGDDVIIPDPAFVCYVEDAKIAEAGIIRIPLREENRFRIDPDELVELITKRTRMIVMNYPNNPTGATLDKETAKAIAQIAEDYNIYILSDEPYEHFLYEGAKHYPMIKYAPYNTILANSFSKTFAMTGWRLGFAIAPPQVIKDMIKLHAYVIGNVTSFIQIAGITALRDRRSWEAVENMRKIYAERRKLVLRYLNEMPHIEPFRPKGAFYVWAKIDPELDMSSEDFAEWLLENAGVVVIPGTAFGKHGEGWVRISYATKKEQLIEAMERMKGALEKL; encoded by the coding sequence ATGAAATACAAAAGAAGAAAATACTTCATGGCTGGCAGGATCAACCTCATACAGAGATCTAAGATTAGGGAGCTCTTCGAAAAGGCAAGGAAGATGGAAAACGTCATCTCTCTGGGAATCGGTGAGCCCGATTTTGACACTCCAGATGTCATAAAGGAGGCCGCCAAGAGGGCCCTTGATGAGGGCTACACCCACTACACCCCCAACGCGGGCATTCCCGAGTTCAGGGAGGCTATAGCCGAGTACTACCGCGAGTTCTATAAGATAGACGTTGATATTGACAGCATCATAGTCACCGCCGGCGCCTACGAGGCGACGTATCTCGCCTTCGAGTCCCTCCTCGAGGAGGGAGACGACGTTATAATCCCGGATCCCGCGTTCGTCTGCTATGTTGAGGACGCAAAGATAGCCGAGGCGGGAATAATCCGCATTCCCCTGCGCGAGGAGAACAGGTTTAGAATCGATCCCGATGAGCTGGTCGAGCTGATCACAAAGCGCACGAGAATGATAGTCATGAACTACCCCAACAACCCGACGGGCGCGACCCTCGACAAGGAAACCGCAAAGGCGATAGCCCAGATAGCGGAAGACTACAACATATACATACTCAGCGACGAACCGTACGAGCACTTTCTCTACGAAGGGGCCAAGCACTATCCGATGATAAAGTACGCCCCGTACAACACAATCCTCGCCAACAGCTTCTCCAAGACCTTCGCCATGACCGGCTGGCGTCTCGGCTTCGCCATAGCCCCACCCCAGGTTATCAAGGACATGATAAAGCTCCACGCGTACGTTATCGGGAACGTTACCTCCTTCATCCAGATCGCGGGCATAACAGCCCTGAGGGACAGGAGAAGCTGGGAGGCCGTCGAGAACATGAGAAAGATCTACGCAGAGAGGAGAAAGCTTGTCCTCCGCTACCTGAACGAGATGCCGCACATAGAGCCCTTCAGGCCGAAGGGGGCCTTTTACGTGTGGGCGAAGATCGATCCAGAGCTGGACATGAGCAGCGAGGACTTTGCCGAGTGGCTCCTGGAGAACGCGGGTGTCGTGGTTATTCCAGGGACTGCCTTTGGAAAACACGGCGAGGGATGGGTCAGGATAAGCTACGCAACGAAGAAGGAGCAGCTGATAGAGGCGATGGAGAGAATGAAGGGGGCCCTTGAAAAGCTGTGA
- a CDS encoding TMEM165/GDT1 family protein gives MDPLIYISVMVFLAELGDKTQLATMAFATKYGWKKAFAGAIIGLALINLLGAVAGEKLGELLPQEVIHRGAGALFIIIGILMMAGKL, from the coding sequence TTGGACCCTCTGATTTACATTTCCGTGATGGTCTTTCTGGCGGAGCTCGGTGACAAAACCCAGCTGGCGACGATGGCCTTTGCGACCAAGTACGGGTGGAAAAAGGCCTTTGCCGGGGCGATAATCGGCCTTGCACTCATCAACCTCCTAGGGGCCGTTGCGGGCGAGAAGCTGGGTGAGCTTTTGCCGCAGGAGGTAATACACAGGGGGGCCGGGGCACTCTTCATCATAATAGGTATTTTAATGATGGCCGGAAAGCTGTGA
- a CDS encoding putative RNA uridine N3 methyltransferase encodes MAWHVFIPDSLLEETDDPKIRTYKVGQVARACAIFGVEHIWIYRAGGRDGKFIKTVLEYMETPQYLRKRLFPLMPELRYVGVVPPLRTPHHKLKGKPKVGEIREGYAFRKGRKIYADIGLDELAIVEGNVEGRATFRIVSTRPLKVVPTKPVEYWGYKVHLSGKPLAKTLKKAHLDLAIATSRKGRDVRKVNLPPLEGEVGIAFGSPRKGVMELLGGEYEFDFVLNTIPNQKTKTVRTEEALLATLAIFNLMRRD; translated from the coding sequence ATGGCCTGGCACGTCTTCATTCCCGATTCCCTCCTTGAGGAAACCGACGACCCGAAAATCCGGACGTACAAGGTTGGGCAGGTTGCAAGGGCCTGCGCAATCTTCGGCGTCGAGCACATCTGGATTTACAGGGCAGGCGGAAGGGACGGGAAGTTCATAAAAACGGTCCTTGAGTACATGGAGACACCGCAGTACCTCAGGAAGAGGCTGTTTCCCCTGATGCCCGAGCTCCGCTATGTGGGCGTCGTCCCCCCGCTCAGGACGCCACATCACAAGCTCAAGGGAAAACCAAAGGTCGGGGAAATCCGCGAGGGCTACGCCTTCCGGAAGGGGAGGAAAATCTACGCGGACATCGGGCTCGACGAGCTGGCCATCGTTGAGGGGAACGTCGAAGGCAGGGCAACGTTCAGAATCGTGTCAACGAGGCCCCTCAAGGTCGTCCCGACGAAGCCGGTTGAATACTGGGGGTACAAAGTTCACCTGAGCGGGAAGCCCCTGGCGAAAACACTTAAAAAGGCTCACCTGGATTTGGCAATCGCGACCTCGAGGAAGGGTCGCGACGTGAGAAAGGTCAACCTTCCCCCGCTCGAAGGGGAGGTTGGTATCGCCTTTGGCTCGCCGAGGAAAGGCGTCATGGAGCTCCTCGGCGGAGAGTACGAGTTCGACTTCGTGCTCAACACGATTCCAAATCAGAAAACTAAAACCGTCCGCACCGAGGAGGCGCTCCTCGCCACGCTGGCGATATTCAATCTCATGAGGAGGGATTGA
- a CDS encoding 50S ribosomal protein L3 — MGKVHRPRRGSLAFSPRKRARSVVPRIKKWPKDSEVRMLGFAGYKAGMTHILMIDDSPGLTKGKEIFVPVTIVEVPPLFVYGIRAYKQGYLGLETATEVWFHELNDNVKRRIKTLPKNYGEEDFKAKLGQLEDLVNDGEIVDVRLLVHTQPWLIKLKKKPEVMEYAIGGDDVKAKFDYAKEKIGKELRASEVLHEGELLDVIAVTKGKGTQGPVKRWGIKVQFHKAQRAGKGRHVGNLGPWHPARVMWTVPQAGQMGFHHRTEFNKRLIAIGENGKLILNGNEIEITPKGGFPHYGVIRSDFLMIEGSVPGAFKRIIRVRPAIRPPKKKPPVERPQITYVSRESKQ; from the coding sequence ATGGGAAAGGTTCACAGACCAAGGAGAGGTTCACTCGCCTTCAGCCCGAGAAAAAGGGCTAGGAGTGTAGTCCCGAGAATCAAGAAGTGGCCAAAGGACAGTGAGGTCAGGATGCTGGGCTTTGCTGGCTACAAGGCCGGAATGACCCACATCCTCATGATAGACGACAGCCCCGGGCTCACCAAGGGCAAGGAGATATTCGTGCCCGTGACCATAGTTGAGGTTCCGCCTCTCTTCGTCTACGGAATCAGGGCCTACAAGCAGGGCTACCTTGGCCTTGAGACCGCTACGGAGGTCTGGTTCCACGAGCTCAACGACAACGTCAAGAGGCGCATAAAGACCCTGCCGAAGAACTACGGCGAAGAGGACTTCAAGGCCAAGCTCGGTCAGCTCGAGGACCTCGTCAACGACGGTGAGATTGTCGACGTCAGGCTTCTCGTCCACACCCAGCCCTGGCTCATCAAGCTCAAGAAGAAGCCCGAGGTTATGGAGTACGCCATCGGTGGCGACGACGTCAAGGCCAAGTTCGACTACGCCAAGGAGAAGATAGGCAAGGAGCTCCGCGCGAGCGAGGTTCTTCATGAGGGAGAGCTCCTCGACGTCATAGCAGTCACCAAGGGTAAGGGAACCCAGGGCCCGGTCAAGCGCTGGGGAATCAAGGTCCAGTTCCACAAGGCCCAGAGGGCTGGAAAGGGCAGGCACGTTGGAAACCTCGGTCCGTGGCACCCGGCTCGCGTTATGTGGACCGTCCCGCAGGCCGGTCAGATGGGCTTCCACCACAGGACCGAGTTCAACAAGAGGCTCATAGCGATAGGCGAGAACGGAAAGCTCATCCTTAACGGCAACGAGATCGAGATAACCCCGAAGGGCGGCTTCCCGCACTACGGTGTGATAAGGAGCGACTTCCTCATGATTGAGGGTAGCGTTCCCGGAGCCTTCAAGAGGATAATCCGCGTTAGACCCGCCATAAGGCCGCCCAAGAAGAAGCCGCCCGTTGAGAGGCCCCAGATAACCTACGTCAGTAGGGAGTCCAAGCAGTGA
- the rpl4p gene encoding 50S ribosomal protein L4 produces the protein MKVKVFNLEGEPVEEIELPKVFSTPFRPDLIRRAVIASWTHRIQPQGRDPLAGKRRVTENIGKGHGMARVERIKTPPRFAAFVPFARGGRRTHPPKVEKIIWEDINKKERRLAIMSAIAATANPDLVKARGHVTDNVPAFPLVVVDDLEKVFKTAQTREIFKKLGIWDDIERAKRNTKIRAGKGKMRGRRYKKAKGPLIVVAKNEGIVQGARNHPGVDVVTVDNLGVELLAPGTHPGRLTVWTKGAIERLREIYG, from the coding sequence ATGAAGGTTAAGGTCTTCAACCTCGAAGGCGAGCCCGTTGAGGAGATAGAGCTCCCCAAGGTGTTCAGCACTCCCTTCAGGCCCGACCTCATCAGGAGGGCTGTCATCGCTTCCTGGACCCACAGGATACAGCCCCAGGGAAGGGACCCGCTCGCTGGAAAGAGACGCGTTACCGAGAACATCGGTAAGGGCCACGGAATGGCGAGGGTTGAGAGGATAAAGACCCCGCCGAGGTTCGCAGCGTTTGTTCCCTTCGCTCGCGGTGGAAGGAGAACCCACCCGCCGAAGGTCGAGAAGATAATCTGGGAGGACATCAACAAGAAGGAGCGCAGACTGGCTATAATGAGCGCCATAGCCGCAACCGCCAACCCGGACCTCGTGAAGGCGAGGGGACACGTCACCGACAACGTTCCGGCCTTCCCGCTGGTCGTCGTTGACGACCTTGAGAAGGTCTTCAAGACCGCCCAGACCAGGGAGATATTCAAGAAGCTCGGAATATGGGACGACATCGAGAGGGCCAAGAGGAACACCAAGATAAGGGCCGGAAAGGGCAAGATGCGCGGAAGGAGGTATAAGAAGGCCAAAGGCCCGCTCATCGTCGTTGCCAAGAACGAGGGAATAGTCCAGGGAGCGAGGAACCACCCGGGCGTTGATGTGGTTACCGTTGACAACCTCGGCGTTGAGCTTCTCGCGCCCGGAACACACCCGGGAAGGCTTACGGTCTGGACTAAGGGCGCTATAGAGAGGCTTAGGGAGATCTACGGGTGA
- a CDS encoding 50S ribosomal protein L23, translated as MDPYKVIIRPLVTEKAVSLIEKENKLTFIVDRKATKADIKRAVEEMFNVKVEKVNTLITMKGEKKAYVKLKPEYNASEIAARLGLF; from the coding sequence ATGGACCCCTATAAGGTTATCATAAGGCCGCTCGTTACCGAAAAGGCCGTTTCGCTCATCGAGAAGGAGAACAAGCTCACCTTCATAGTGGACAGAAAGGCAACCAAGGCGGACATCAAGAGGGCCGTGGAAGAGATGTTCAACGTTAAAGTCGAGAAGGTCAACACCCTCATAACAATGAAGGGAGAGAAAAAGGCCTACGTCAAGCTCAAGCCCGAATACAACGCGAGTGAGATAGCCGCAAGGTTGGGATTGTTCTGA
- a CDS encoding 50S ribosomal protein L2, with protein MGKSLIQQRRGKGTTTFRAPSHRYRGAVKYVPLNVVKEKTLRGVVEEILHDPGRTAPVARVKFEDGTKKLILAPEGVLVGQEIYIGPEAPVAIGNTLPLSKIPEGTYVYNIEGVPGDGGKYVRAGGTYALVVSREKEKVIVQLPSGELKQFKPECRATIGVVAGGGRLEKPIVKAGKAYYIAKARNRFWPKPRGVKMNAVNHPHGGKEHHIGRPSTVSRRAPPGRKVGHIAARRTGRRK; from the coding sequence ATGGGAAAGAGTCTCATACAGCAGAGGAGGGGTAAGGGAACCACAACATTTCGCGCTCCCTCCCACCGCTATAGGGGAGCCGTTAAGTACGTTCCTCTCAACGTCGTGAAGGAGAAGACCCTCAGGGGAGTCGTCGAGGAGATCCTCCACGATCCCGGAAGGACTGCCCCGGTAGCTCGCGTTAAGTTCGAGGACGGAACCAAGAAGCTCATCCTCGCTCCGGAAGGGGTCCTCGTCGGCCAGGAAATCTACATCGGGCCAGAGGCTCCTGTGGCGATAGGCAACACCCTTCCGCTCTCCAAGATACCCGAGGGAACCTACGTCTACAACATCGAGGGCGTTCCCGGCGACGGTGGAAAGTACGTCAGAGCGGGCGGAACATACGCCCTCGTGGTTTCAAGGGAGAAGGAGAAGGTCATCGTTCAGCTTCCGAGCGGTGAGCTCAAGCAGTTCAAGCCCGAGTGCAGGGCAACCATAGGCGTCGTCGCCGGCGGTGGAAGGCTTGAGAAGCCAATAGTCAAGGCCGGTAAGGCCTACTACATCGCCAAAGCTCGCAACAGGTTCTGGCCCAAGCCGAGGGGTGTCAAGATGAACGCCGTCAACCACCCGCACGGTGGTAAGGAGCACCACATCGGCAGGCCGAGCACCGTTTCCCGTAGAGCCCCGCCCGGAAGGAAGGTCGGTCACATAGCCGCGAGAAGAACGGGTAGGAGGAAGTGA
- a CDS encoding 30S ribosomal protein S19 translates to MARKKEFRYRGYTLDELLNMSLEEFAKLLPSRQRRSLKRGLSPEQKKLLRKIRLAKKGKYSKPIRTHSRDMIVLPEMVGITIHVYNGKEFVPIEIKPEMIGHYLGEFALTRKIVQHGSPGVGATRSSMFVAVK, encoded by the coding sequence ATGGCGAGAAAGAAGGAGTTTAGGTATAGGGGTTACACGCTCGATGAACTGCTCAACATGTCCCTTGAGGAGTTCGCCAAGCTCCTCCCGAGCAGGCAGAGGAGGAGCCTCAAGCGCGGCCTTTCCCCGGAGCAGAAGAAGCTCCTCAGGAAGATCAGGCTCGCCAAGAAGGGCAAGTACAGCAAGCCGATAAGGACGCACAGCAGGGACATGATAGTCCTCCCCGAGATGGTCGGGATTACGATTCACGTCTACAACGGCAAGGAGTTCGTGCCAATCGAGATAAAGCCCGAGATGATCGGCCACTACCTCGGTGAGTTCGCCCTCACGAGGAAGATAGTCCAGCACGGCTCACCGGGTGTCGGAGCTACCAGGTCCTCGATGTTCGTGGCGGTCAAGTGA